One window from the genome of Streptomyces sp. NBC_00287 encodes:
- a CDS encoding PLP-dependent cysteine synthase family protein — MPSLTKTTAVSGQSALSRLVGNTPLLRVSEPLTPAGRGFWAKLEGFNPGGIKDRPGLHMVERARARGDLRPGGRIIESTSGTLGLGLALAGMVYGHPVTLVTDPGLELSMTRLLTAYGAQVNVVSEPHPTGGWQQARRERVQRLLEQHPDSWCPDQYNNPDNVAAYTPLALELASEMGHIDVLVCSVGTGGHSAGISRVLRQLYPDLTVVGVDTTGSTIFGQPARPRLMRGLGSSIYPRNVAYENFSEVHWVSPAEAVWTCRQLAASHYATGGWSVGAVALVAGWLARTKPADARIVAIFPDGPQRYLGTVYDDDYCAAHGLLDSPPAPEPELIGRLDEKEVARWTRCTTVVDPLTLAEDAADSLDAVSDVPEEGR, encoded by the coding sequence ATGCCTTCATTGACCAAGACCACGGCCGTCTCCGGCCAGTCGGCCCTTTCCCGGCTGGTGGGCAACACCCCGCTGCTGCGGGTATCGGAGCCGCTGACCCCGGCCGGGCGCGGCTTCTGGGCGAAGCTTGAGGGGTTCAACCCCGGCGGCATCAAGGACCGTCCGGGTCTGCACATGGTGGAGCGGGCCCGAGCCCGTGGCGACCTGCGGCCCGGCGGGCGGATCATCGAGTCCACGAGCGGCACCCTGGGCCTGGGGCTGGCCCTGGCCGGGATGGTGTACGGCCACCCGGTCACCCTGGTTACCGACCCGGGACTGGAGTTGTCCATGACCCGGCTGCTGACCGCGTACGGCGCCCAGGTCAACGTCGTCTCCGAGCCGCATCCGACGGGCGGCTGGCAGCAGGCCCGCCGCGAACGCGTACAGCGGCTGCTGGAGCAGCACCCCGACTCGTGGTGCCCGGACCAGTACAACAACCCCGACAACGTCGCCGCATACACTCCGTTGGCTCTTGAACTCGCCTCCGAAATGGGCCACATCGATGTGCTGGTGTGCAGCGTGGGTACCGGAGGCCACTCGGCCGGCATCTCACGGGTGCTGCGCCAGCTCTACCCGGATCTGACCGTTGTCGGTGTGGACACCACCGGCTCGACGATCTTCGGCCAGCCCGCCCGGCCCCGACTGATGCGCGGGCTCGGCTCCAGCATCTATCCCCGCAACGTCGCCTACGAGAATTTCTCCGAGGTGCACTGGGTCTCTCCGGCCGAGGCGGTGTGGACGTGCCGCCAACTGGCCGCCTCCCACTACGCCACCGGCGGCTGGAGCGTGGGCGCGGTCGCACTGGTCGCAGGTTGGCTGGCCCGGACGAAGCCCGCGGACGCGCGGATCGTCGCGATCTTCCCCGATGGTCCGCAGCGGTACCTGGGGACGGTCTACGACGACGACTACTGCGCCGCCCACGGTCTTCTGGACTCGCCACCGGCGCCCGAGCCGGAGTTGATCGGCCGCCTGGACGAGAAGGAGGTCGCTCGCTGGACCCGGTGCACCACCGTCGTCGATCCCCTCACCCTCGCCGAGGACGCCGCCGACAGCCTGGACGCCGTTTCGGACGTGCCGGAGGAGGGCCGGTGA
- a CDS encoding MFS transporter produces the protein MKGLFTQVRSYERSVQLLMVNQFTINLGFYMLMPYLAAHLSGTLGLAGWIVGLVLGVRNFSQQGMFLVGGTLADRLGYKPMIVAGCVLRTLGFATLGLVDSLPALLAASAATGLAGALFNPAVRAYLAADAGERRVEAFALFNVFYQAGILLGPLVGMVLTGVDFRITCLVAAGIFALLSVVQIRALPARRAKDTKRQTSDDGQGVLAQWRGILANRPFLLFSVAMIGSYVLSFQVYLALPLEVRRLGGEGEFGTAAVAMLFAVSGLSTILGQTRVTAWCKARYEPGQALVRGLAAMGLAFVPLLLATAVPVPDSGVGLWLLAAVPPTLAALLLAVGTMIAYPFEMDTIVRLSGDRLVATHYGLYNTICGIGITVGNLGTGAALDAARAAGMPALPWITLCALGLACAAALHGLHRTGRLAAPPVAQPLPATV, from the coding sequence GTGAAGGGGCTGTTCACTCAGGTTCGGTCGTACGAACGCAGCGTCCAACTGTTGATGGTGAACCAGTTCACCATCAACCTCGGCTTCTACATGCTGATGCCCTACCTGGCCGCCCACCTCTCCGGCACCCTCGGGCTGGCAGGTTGGATCGTCGGACTCGTCCTCGGTGTACGCAACTTCAGCCAGCAGGGCATGTTCCTGGTCGGCGGCACCCTCGCCGACCGGCTCGGCTACAAGCCGATGATCGTCGCGGGGTGCGTGCTGCGGACCCTCGGTTTCGCGACGCTCGGGCTGGTGGACTCGCTGCCCGCGCTGCTGGCCGCGTCCGCGGCCACCGGGCTGGCCGGGGCGCTGTTCAACCCGGCCGTGCGGGCGTACCTCGCGGCCGACGCGGGGGAGCGCAGGGTGGAGGCGTTCGCCTTGTTCAACGTGTTCTACCAGGCCGGCATCCTGCTGGGTCCGCTGGTCGGCATGGTGTTGACCGGCGTGGACTTCCGCATCACCTGCTTGGTCGCGGCCGGAATCTTCGCGCTGCTGAGCGTCGTACAGATCCGCGCGCTGCCCGCCCGGCGGGCCAAGGACACCAAGCGGCAGACGAGCGACGACGGTCAGGGTGTGCTCGCCCAGTGGCGCGGCATCCTCGCCAACCGGCCGTTCCTGCTCTTCTCCGTCGCCATGATCGGCTCGTACGTGCTGTCCTTCCAGGTCTATCTGGCGCTGCCGCTGGAGGTGCGTCGGCTCGGCGGCGAAGGGGAGTTCGGCACGGCGGCTGTGGCGATGCTCTTCGCTGTGTCCGGGCTGAGTACGATCCTCGGCCAGACGCGAGTGACGGCGTGGTGCAAAGCGCGGTACGAGCCAGGGCAGGCGCTCGTGCGAGGGCTGGCGGCGATGGGGCTGGCCTTCGTTCCCTTGCTGCTGGCCACCGCCGTGCCCGTACCGGATTCCGGTGTCGGACTGTGGCTGCTCGCGGCGGTTCCGCCGACGCTCGCCGCGCTGCTGCTGGCCGTGGGCACGATGATCGCCTACCCGTTCGAGATGGACACCATCGTCCGCCTCAGCGGTGACCGCCTCGTCGCCACCCACTACGGGCTCTACAACACCATCTGCGGCATCGGCATCACCGTCGGAAACCTGGGCACGGGCGCCGCACTCGACGCCGCCCGCGCGGCCGGGATGCCCGCGTTGCCGTGGATCACGCTGTGCGCGCTCGGCCTGGCGTGCGCGGCTGCCTTGCACGGCCTGCACCGCACCGGCCGACTGGCGGCGCCGCCAGTCGCCCAGCCGCTGCCCGCCACCGTCTGA
- a CDS encoding RICIN domain-containing protein: protein MAAFLSAMGAAGPTQAATVDPNAWYVLVHRCSGKALDVSGADTGNGASLQQWTRIDSANQRFQFIDSGGGYYRLKAQHSGKALVSTTTPPPTGRPSCSGATSMPGGWWP from the coding sequence ATGGCAGCATTCTTGTCCGCGATGGGCGCCGCCGGGCCGACGCAAGCGGCCACCGTGGACCCGAACGCCTGGTACGTGCTGGTCCACCGGTGCAGCGGCAAGGCACTCGACGTCTCCGGCGCGGACACCGGCAACGGCGCGTCCCTACAGCAGTGGACCCGCATCGACAGCGCCAACCAGCGGTTCCAGTTCATCGATTCGGGCGGCGGCTACTACCGGCTCAAGGCACAGCACTCGGGCAAGGCGCTGGTTTCTACAACTACGCCACCGCCGACGGGGCGGCCATCGTGCAGTGGAGCGACCTCGATGCCGGGCGGGTGGTGGCCGTGA
- a CDS encoding AraC family transcriptional regulator — protein sequence MKHATLWLDEPPTVVNAGIGIHGVSTTHDVFRLPDLWQLHLYNYEGTLSLGQAVHPIRPGHVSLVPPNTEVHFHYRGRSEHFYVHLRLYDGGTARVVPVMQDAAAESTRLAELLRHAVTAMPTSPSRATAEVWAALWRIAELPRDDGAGRRHPFVAAAQAYVEEHLADPLSVPDIARAVGISHTHLTRVFRAETGFTVVSYIRHRRLQRARHLLLSSTLSITAIAAAVGIADLQAFNKACRRELGASPRDVRGAEKPLPGGGAADDQRCSPR from the coding sequence GTGAAGCACGCGACTCTCTGGCTCGACGAGCCGCCCACCGTGGTCAATGCCGGCATCGGGATACATGGCGTCTCCACCACCCACGACGTCTTCCGGCTGCCCGACTTGTGGCAGCTGCATCTCTACAACTACGAGGGCACCCTGTCCCTCGGACAGGCGGTCCACCCCATCCGCCCCGGCCACGTCAGCCTCGTGCCGCCGAACACGGAGGTGCACTTTCACTACCGGGGCAGGTCGGAACATTTCTACGTCCATCTGCGGCTGTACGACGGCGGCACCGCGCGTGTGGTCCCGGTGATGCAGGACGCCGCGGCCGAGAGCACACGCCTCGCCGAGCTGCTCCGGCACGCCGTGACGGCCATGCCGACCTCGCCCTCACGAGCCACCGCCGAGGTCTGGGCCGCTCTGTGGCGCATCGCCGAGTTGCCGAGGGACGACGGTGCCGGGCGCCGCCACCCCTTCGTGGCCGCCGCACAGGCCTATGTCGAGGAGCATCTGGCCGACCCGCTGTCCGTACCGGACATCGCTCGCGCGGTGGGCATCTCCCATACGCACCTGACGCGCGTGTTCCGTGCCGAGACCGGCTTCACGGTGGTGTCGTACATCCGGCACCGACGGCTGCAGCGCGCCCGCCACCTCCTGTTGTCGTCCACCCTGTCCATCACCGCCATCGCCGCGGCCGTGGGCATCGCCGATCTCCAGGCCTTCAACAAGGCCTGCCGCCGCGAGCTCGGCGCGAGTCCGCGTGACGTGCGTGGGGCTGAGAAGCCACTTCCGGGTGGAGGCGCGGCCGACGACCAGCGGTGCTCACCGCGGTGA
- a CDS encoding phytanoyl-CoA dioxygenase family protein, producing the protein MPTSKRLLTSVQVARFVAQGFLRLDGVAPHEINERAIATLTEGIPDVPYGTPLGKAFAQDTFVHELLALPVVAGAVESLVGPEPTVDHHAVHVREPQEGQAQPLHGDAIIDVRPDAFDIQLMYYPHEVTAEMGGTLSVPGSHLRRINETDIGRVQNLRGQTRLTCPAGTVVLVHHGIWHGGRRNDTERRRYMYKLRLNPTVPQVRLWDTSDLHDPAVTTELNTYFPWYEQATARLEIYNRVLLWRALTGDDSFDVEYWVTRVSNRPALRSHV; encoded by the coding sequence ATGCCAACCAGCAAACGACTCCTGACATCGGTTCAGGTGGCGCGCTTCGTGGCGCAGGGATTTCTGCGCCTGGACGGGGTGGCGCCGCACGAGATCAACGAACGGGCCATCGCGACCCTGACCGAGGGCATACCGGACGTGCCCTACGGCACTCCGCTGGGCAAGGCGTTCGCCCAGGACACCTTCGTCCACGAGTTGCTTGCCCTGCCGGTCGTCGCAGGCGCCGTCGAGAGCCTGGTCGGCCCCGAGCCGACCGTCGACCACCATGCGGTGCATGTGCGCGAGCCGCAGGAGGGACAGGCGCAGCCCCTCCACGGGGACGCGATCATTGATGTACGGCCGGACGCGTTCGACATTCAGCTCATGTACTACCCGCACGAGGTGACCGCCGAGATGGGCGGCACGCTCAGTGTGCCGGGAAGCCATCTGCGCAGGATCAACGAGACGGACATCGGCCGCGTCCAGAACCTCAGGGGACAGACACGGCTGACCTGTCCGGCGGGCACGGTCGTCCTCGTGCACCACGGCATCTGGCACGGCGGCCGCCGCAACGACACCGAGCGCCGCCGCTACATGTACAAACTCCGCCTCAACCCGACCGTGCCGCAGGTGCGCCTGTGGGACACCTCCGACCTGCACGACCCGGCCGTGACCACGGAACTCAACACCTACTTCCCCTGGTACGAGCAGGCCACCGCCCGACTGGAGATCTACAACCGGGTCCTGTTGTGGCGGGCCCTGACCGGCGACGACTCGTTCGACGTCGAGTACTGGGTCACTCGCGTCAGCAACCGGCCGGCCCTGAGGAGTCACGTATGA
- a CDS encoding glycoside hydrolase family 43 protein → MDLSCPHHYLSRRRALTAATGLAAGAVLPAAGPSDAAAAQYTNPVIWQDFADIDVIRVGDTYYASASTMHYSPGAPVLRSYDLVNWEIAGHSVPVLDFGAKYDLNGARGYVRGIWASSLAYRPSNRTFYWLGQIDFARTYIYTATTVEGPWSRLTTISTPYYDAGLLVDSDDTVYVAYGNTTISVAQLSPDGRSEVRTQQVFTTPSSVGTLEGARFYKINGQYYIFLTRPANGQYILKSSSGPFGPYTMRQVLLDLRGPIPGGGVPHQGGLVRTQSGAWYYLAFVDAYPGGRMPALAPVTWTSDGWPVVQLVNGAWGTTYPSPAVPTPPRQVTPMTGVDTFDGTTLKPRWEWNHNPDNSKWSVNNGLTLRTATVTNDLYWARNTLTHRIQGPTSAATVHLDHSAMRDGDRAGLALLRDSSAWIGVKRDGGMTRVVMVNGLTMDSNWNTTGTGTEVASVAASGGRVWLRASADIRPGAPRPGTFSYSTDGITFTRLGPAFSMGNDWRFFMGYRFALFNHATQALGGAVHVTRFELSTP, encoded by the coding sequence ATGGATCTGTCATGCCCTCATCATTACCTGTCCCGTCGTCGCGCCCTGACTGCCGCCACTGGTCTGGCCGCCGGCGCGGTCCTTCCCGCGGCCGGCCCCTCCGACGCAGCCGCCGCGCAGTACACGAACCCGGTGATCTGGCAGGACTTCGCGGACATCGACGTCATCCGCGTCGGCGACACCTACTACGCCTCGGCCTCGACGATGCACTACTCCCCGGGTGCGCCCGTCCTGCGCTCGTACGACTTGGTGAACTGGGAGATCGCCGGTCACTCGGTGCCCGTCCTCGACTTCGGCGCCAAGTACGACCTGAACGGTGCCCGCGGCTATGTCAGAGGCATCTGGGCGTCGTCACTGGCCTACCGTCCGAGCAATAGGACGTTCTACTGGCTGGGCCAGATCGACTTCGCCCGGACGTACATCTACACCGCCACCACCGTCGAGGGGCCGTGGAGCAGGCTGACGACGATCAGCACGCCGTACTACGACGCGGGGCTGCTCGTCGACAGCGACGACACCGTGTACGTGGCGTACGGCAACACCACGATCAGCGTGGCCCAGCTCTCGCCCGACGGCCGCAGCGAGGTCCGCACGCAGCAGGTGTTCACGACTCCGTCGAGCGTAGGCACCCTTGAGGGCGCCCGCTTCTACAAGATCAACGGGCAGTACTACATCTTTTTGACCCGCCCCGCGAACGGCCAGTACATCCTGAAGTCGTCGAGCGGCCCCTTCGGTCCGTACACGATGCGCCAGGTCCTCCTCGATCTGCGCGGGCCGATCCCCGGCGGCGGTGTCCCGCACCAGGGCGGGCTGGTGCGGACGCAGAGCGGTGCCTGGTACTACCTGGCCTTTGTCGACGCGTACCCCGGCGGCCGGATGCCCGCCCTGGCGCCGGTCACCTGGACCTCGGACGGCTGGCCCGTCGTGCAACTCGTCAACGGCGCATGGGGCACCACATATCCCAGCCCGGCCGTGCCCACCCCACCCCGCCAGGTCACCCCCATGACCGGCGTCGACACCTTCGACGGCACCACCCTCAAACCGAGGTGGGAGTGGAACCACAACCCGGACAACTCCAAGTGGTCGGTCAACAACGGCCTGACCCTGCGGACCGCGACCGTCACCAACGACCTGTACTGGGCCCGCAACACCCTCACACACCGCATCCAGGGGCCCACCTCCGCCGCCACCGTCCACCTGGATCACTCCGCGATGCGGGACGGCGACCGCGCCGGACTCGCTCTGCTGCGTGACTCATCCGCCTGGATCGGCGTCAAGCGCGACGGCGGCATGACGCGGGTGGTGATGGTCAACGGGCTGACCATGGACAGCAACTGGAACACCACAGGCACCGGCACCGAGGTCGCGAGCGTGGCCGCATCGGGCGGCCGTGTCTGGCTGCGCGCGAGCGCGGACATCCGCCCCGGTGCGCCACGCCCCGGAACTTTCTCCTACAGCACCGACGGCATCACCTTCACCCGCCTCGGGCCCGCCTTCTCCATGGGCAACGACTGGCGGTTCTTCATGGGCTACCGGTTCGCCCTCTTCAACCACGCCACGCAGGCACTCGGCGGCGCGGTCCACGTCACGCGGTTCGAGCTGTCGACGCCCTGA
- a CDS encoding glycoside hydrolase family 27 protein yields MPRRSGGLLRLLAAAALTATACVTAPVHSTASAAPGSPALTPPLGWNSWNSFGCGITEAQVRQAADAMVSSGMRDAGYRYVVVDDCWFDPQRDAAGNLRANPAKFPSGMKALGDYIHSKGLKFGIYQVPGERTCAQTTGAYPGSTGSRGHEVQDANMFASWGVDYLKYDWCSSEGTRDEQVARFSLMRDALRATGRPIVYSINPNSFHAITGATYNWGEVADLWRTTEDLLDIWQNGNTNSYPMGVGNVLDVTAPLAAQSGPGHWNDPDMLVVGRPGLSLTESRSHFALWALMGAPLMAGNDIRTMSADVSAILRNPRLLAVNQDSLGAGGRRVRDDGATEVFAKPLSDGSVAVGLFNRSGGTATVTTTAAQVGLSGGQFTLTDMWTGGTSSTSGQISASVPAHGVAVFRVTGGSPLAATTSRLRGTASGRCLDVDNASTAAGATVLLWDCHTAANQLWTTWTGGEIRVYGDKCLDAHNQGTTNGTRVVTWPCNGQNNQKWTVGADGSIRNVHAGLCLDANGAGTANGTPLVLWTCNGQANQKWTRA; encoded by the coding sequence GTGCCCAGACGATCAGGCGGACTGCTCCGCCTCCTTGCCGCCGCCGCGCTGACGGCCACCGCGTGCGTGACGGCCCCCGTCCACTCCACCGCCTCGGCCGCCCCGGGCAGCCCGGCGCTCACCCCACCGCTCGGGTGGAACAGCTGGAACAGCTTCGGGTGCGGGATCACCGAGGCCCAGGTGCGCCAGGCCGCAGACGCGATGGTGTCCTCGGGCATGCGGGACGCCGGCTACCGCTATGTCGTGGTCGACGACTGCTGGTTCGACCCGCAGCGCGATGCGGCAGGCAACCTGCGGGCCAATCCGGCCAAGTTCCCGAGCGGGATGAAGGCCCTCGGGGACTACATCCACAGCAAGGGCCTGAAGTTCGGCATCTACCAGGTGCCGGGCGAACGCACCTGCGCGCAGACGACCGGCGCCTATCCCGGGTCGACGGGCAGCAGGGGGCACGAGGTCCAGGATGCCAACATGTTCGCCTCGTGGGGCGTCGACTACCTCAAGTACGACTGGTGTTCCTCCGAGGGCACCCGTGACGAGCAGGTCGCGCGGTTCTCGCTCATGCGTGACGCCCTGCGGGCCACCGGGCGGCCGATCGTCTACAGCATCAACCCCAACAGCTTCCACGCCATCACCGGCGCCACGTACAACTGGGGCGAAGTCGCCGACCTTTGGCGGACGACCGAGGACCTGCTCGACATCTGGCAGAACGGCAACACCAACAGCTATCCGATGGGCGTCGGCAACGTCCTGGACGTCACCGCGCCGCTGGCGGCACAGTCGGGCCCGGGCCACTGGAACGACCCCGACATGCTCGTTGTCGGCCGTCCAGGCCTGTCCCTGACCGAGTCCCGCTCCCACTTCGCCCTGTGGGCTCTGATGGGCGCCCCGCTCATGGCCGGCAACGACATCCGCACCATGTCCGCCGATGTGAGCGCCATCCTGCGCAACCCGCGTCTGCTGGCGGTGAACCAGGACTCGCTCGGCGCGGGCGGGCGCCGGGTGCGCGACGACGGCGCCACCGAGGTGTTCGCCAAGCCCCTGTCCGACGGCTCGGTGGCTGTAGGCCTGTTCAACCGGTCGGGCGGCACCGCGACGGTCACCACCACGGCCGCACAAGTCGGTCTGTCCGGCGGGCAGTTCACACTCACAGATATGTGGACCGGTGGCACGTCGAGCACGTCCGGGCAGATCTCGGCGAGCGTCCCCGCGCATGGCGTGGCCGTGTTCCGGGTGACCGGTGGCAGCCCGCTGGCCGCCACCACCTCGCGGCTGCGCGGCACCGCATCCGGCCGCTGCCTGGACGTGGACAACGCCTCCACCGCCGCCGGGGCCACGGTCCTGCTCTGGGACTGCCACACGGCCGCCAACCAGCTGTGGACCACGTGGACGGGCGGCGAGATCCGCGTGTACGGCGACAAGTGCCTGGACGCCCACAACCAGGGCACCACCAACGGCACCCGGGTCGTCACCTGGCCCTGCAACGGCCAGAACAACCAGAAGTGGACCGTCGGCGCCGACGGCTCGATCCGCAACGTCCACGCCGGGCTGTGCCTCGACGCCAACGGGGCCGGCACCGCCAACGGCACCCCGCTGGTCCTGTGGACCTGCAACGGGCAGGCCAACCAGAAGTGGACCCGCGCGTGA
- a CDS encoding cellulase family glycosylhydrolase produces the protein MKDIRQPAHHRSRGPGRLATLLLTLVVMLGLTGGTALAAPDGTRKASPSAVSVPASAMDAVAAMQPSWNLGNTLDAIPNEDSWGNGQTTKATFEKIAAEGFRSVRIPVTWSDHQSATAPYTIEATYMARVKQLVDWAQDSGLYVMLNVHHDSWQWVEKITSDHDNVMARFNSTWSQISTTFRDAPRSLIFEGINEPSFAGATDAQKFQYLRELQTSFHSVVRASGGTNVSRLLSLTTPGGSPDQAFMDNLYTTITTLNDSQLVAQVHFYSWYPFSVNVAGGTHYDATAQKHLDDTFANMHKTFVARGIPLYIGEYGLLEYPNHFHPSRVERGEALKYYEHVGYTARRYGITTALWDPFSYLNRDTLQWRDQALFDWIKSSWTTRSGTASFDKVFVPKSSPVTAKSLTLNLNGTKFRGVWQGNTKLVAGRDYTVSGNQLTFTAKALTRLVGDRDYGVNSTLQARFTSGLPWNIDIVTDDVPVLTDATGTTSSFTVPTQYRGNGLATMHATYADGSNAGQTSWTPYQEFNKAFSPDYPNSTIILTPEFLNTLRDGEPATLVFHFYSGTTVTYHVTRSGSSVTGTVS, from the coding sequence ATGAAGGACATACGGCAACCCGCGCACCATCGCAGCCGGGGCCCAGGCCGCCTGGCCACCCTGCTGCTGACACTGGTCGTCATGCTGGGGCTGACCGGCGGCACCGCGCTGGCCGCGCCCGACGGCACCAGGAAGGCGTCACCGTCGGCGGTCAGTGTTCCGGCATCCGCCATGGACGCCGTCGCGGCGATGCAGCCCAGTTGGAACCTGGGCAACACCCTGGACGCCATTCCCAATGAGGATTCCTGGGGCAACGGGCAGACCACCAAGGCGACGTTCGAGAAGATCGCCGCGGAGGGGTTCCGCAGCGTCCGCATCCCGGTGACCTGGAGCGACCACCAGTCCGCCACCGCGCCGTACACCATCGAGGCCACGTACATGGCCCGCGTCAAGCAGCTCGTCGACTGGGCGCAGGACAGCGGCCTGTACGTCATGCTCAACGTCCACCACGACTCGTGGCAGTGGGTCGAGAAGATCACGAGCGACCACGACAACGTGATGGCCCGGTTCAACTCCACCTGGTCCCAGATCTCCACGACCTTCCGTGACGCGCCGCGCAGTCTGATCTTCGAGGGCATCAACGAGCCGAGTTTCGCCGGCGCGACGGATGCGCAGAAGTTCCAGTACCTGCGGGAGCTGCAGACCTCGTTCCACTCCGTGGTCCGCGCCTCGGGCGGCACGAACGTGAGCCGCCTGCTGAGTCTGACCACGCCCGGCGGCAGCCCCGACCAGGCTTTCATGGACAACCTGTACACCACGATCACCACGCTGAACGACAGTCAGCTCGTGGCGCAGGTGCACTTCTACAGCTGGTATCCGTTCAGCGTGAACGTCGCGGGCGGCACCCACTACGACGCCACCGCGCAGAAGCACCTGGACGACACCTTCGCCAACATGCACAAGACCTTCGTCGCCAGGGGCATCCCGCTCTACATCGGCGAGTACGGTCTGCTCGAGTACCCCAATCACTTCCACCCCTCGCGCGTCGAGCGGGGCGAGGCGCTGAAGTACTACGAGCATGTCGGCTACACGGCGCGCAGGTACGGCATCACCACCGCCCTGTGGGACCCGTTCTCGTACCTGAACCGCGACACCCTCCAGTGGCGTGACCAGGCCCTGTTCGACTGGATCAAGTCGAGCTGGACCACCCGCTCGGGCACGGCCTCCTTCGACAAGGTCTTCGTGCCGAAGTCCAGCCCGGTCACCGCCAAGTCGCTCACCCTGAACCTCAACGGCACCAAGTTCCGCGGGGTGTGGCAGGGCAACACCAAGCTGGTCGCGGGACGGGACTACACCGTGTCCGGCAACCAGCTGACCTTCACCGCCAAGGCGCTGACCCGCCTGGTCGGCGACCGCGACTACGGCGTCAACTCGACGCTCCAGGCCCGGTTCACCAGTGGGCTGCCCTGGAACATCGACATCGTCACCGACGACGTCCCGGTCTTGACGGACGCCACCGGCACCACCAGCTCATTCACCGTTCCCACCCAGTACCGGGGTAACGGCCTGGCGACCATGCACGCCACATACGCCGACGGCAGCAACGCCGGCCAGACCAGCTGGACCCCGTACCAGGAGTTCAACAAGGCGTTCTCGCCGGACTACCCGAACAGCACGATCATCCTGACCCCCGAGTTCCTCAACACGCTCCGCGACGGGGAACCGGCGACGCTGGTCTTCCACTTCTACAGCGGCACTACCGTTACCTACCACGTCACCAGGTCCGGAAGCTCGGTCACCGGCACGGTCTCCTGA